One window of Hymenobacter sp. BRD128 genomic DNA carries:
- a CDS encoding TrkA family potassium uptake protein, whose amino-acid sequence MLKQLNLSRLWLALGLLFFSFAVGVGGFMLLENYPFIDAFYMTVITASTVGFGEVHPLSDTGRIFVSFYILFNLLVVAYLVSVLTTYIFDGELRHLFRMIRADQEIKSFRDHVIVCGFGRNGFKAYDELRHSGTRAVVVEQNQQLVAAANDAIGHQIPAVFGDATLDSTLRQAGIAHARALITALPKDADNVFVALSARELNPNVVIIARASARSSVSKLLSAGANSVVLPDEIGGSHMANLVIRPEVIRFLDMISGLDPNKLRLEELPFNELKPSLRGQSIRELDVRSRTGATIIALRRGQGGELEVSPAADYRTAAGDVLLVLGNEAQIQALHQQFK is encoded by the coding sequence ATGCTTAAACAACTAAACCTCTCGCGCCTGTGGCTAGCCCTGGGGCTGCTATTTTTCAGCTTCGCGGTGGGGGTGGGCGGCTTTATGCTGCTCGAAAACTACCCGTTTATCGACGCCTTCTACATGACGGTGATAACGGCTTCCACAGTCGGCTTTGGGGAGGTGCACCCGCTCTCCGACACGGGGCGCATCTTCGTGTCGTTTTATATTCTGTTTAATCTTTTGGTGGTGGCCTACCTCGTGTCGGTGCTCACTACGTACATTTTTGATGGCGAACTGCGCCACCTTTTTCGCATGATTCGCGCCGACCAGGAAATCAAGAGCTTCCGCGACCACGTCATCGTCTGCGGCTTCGGGCGCAACGGTTTTAAGGCCTACGACGAGCTGCGCCACAGCGGCACCCGCGCCGTGGTGGTCGAGCAAAACCAGCAGCTGGTAGCGGCTGCCAACGACGCCATTGGCCACCAGATTCCGGCCGTTTTCGGCGACGCCACCCTTGATAGCACGCTGCGCCAGGCCGGCATTGCGCACGCTAGGGCGCTCATTACGGCGCTGCCCAAGGATGCCGACAATGTATTCGTGGCCCTCTCGGCCCGCGAGCTGAACCCCAACGTCGTCATCATCGCGCGCGCCAGCGCCCGCAGCAGCGTGAGCAAGCTGCTCTCGGCCGGGGCCAACTCGGTGGTGCTGCCCGACGAGATTGGCGGCTCGCACATGGCCAACCTCGTTATTCGCCCCGAAGTAATCCGCTTTCTGGATATGATTTCGGGCCTTGACCCCAACAAGCTACGCCTCGAAGAATTACCCTTTAATGAGCTGAAGCCCAGCCTGCGCGGCCAGAGCATTCGCGAGCTCGATGTGCGCTCGCGCACCGGCGCCACTATTATTGCCCTGCGCCGGGGCCAGGGCGGCGAGCTCGAAGTGAGCCCCGCTGCCGACTACCGCACGGCCGCCGGCGACGTGTTGCTGGTGCTCGGCAACGAGGCCCAGATTCAGGCGCTGCACCAGCAGTTTAAGTAG
- a CDS encoding glycosyltransferase family 4 protein, with protein MHILQVSPRVPFPLHDGGAIGIYNITKGLLAAGHRVTMLAINTPKHHQPADVLAHLGPNFRLVTVDVDTDATPLKALQNLLFSSQPYNVDRFIKEEVTSALIELLQTQTINVVQFEGTYVAWYYEWWGYQELSVGVKGVLRAHNIEYVIWERLAAGEKKLLKRWYLKNLAQRLRRFEQRCLVNFDAVAAITKEDIVRLKELGCPEPIALIPAAVEMAAFQPDPSQPPQPRTVFMIGSLNWLPNLEGLDWLLREVWPAVHAELPELELHVAGVAPPGHLTSRPKGQDNVFIHGFVESAAAFMRQYDLMLVPLLSGGGMRVKIIEGMALGKCILSTSIGAEGIAVRDGHDIVLRDSAAAWQQSLRDYYHGRLPVAAVGAEAARTAAEVYDNRRVTQRFEALYAQVGAGRPAAAG; from the coding sequence ATGCACATTCTTCAGGTAAGCCCGCGCGTGCCGTTTCCGCTGCACGACGGCGGCGCGATTGGGATTTATAACATCACGAAAGGGCTGCTCGCGGCCGGGCACCGCGTCACGATGCTGGCCATCAACACGCCAAAGCACCACCAGCCGGCCGACGTGCTAGCCCACCTCGGACCCAATTTTCGGCTCGTGACGGTGGATGTGGATACGGATGCCACGCCGCTAAAAGCGCTGCAAAACCTGCTGTTTTCGAGCCAGCCTTATAACGTTGACCGGTTCATTAAGGAAGAGGTTACAAGCGCCCTGATTGAACTGTTGCAAACACAAACTATTAATGTTGTACAGTTTGAAGGTACCTATGTTGCTTGGTATTACGAGTGGTGGGGATATCAAGAGCTTTCCGTGGGAGTGAAAGGTGTATTGCGGGCTCATAATATAGAATATGTTATTTGGGAGCGACTGGCCGCTGGAGAAAAAAAACTGCTGAAGCGCTGGTATTTGAAAAACTTAGCGCAACGGTTGCGTCGATTTGAGCAGCGATGTTTAGTCAACTTCGACGCCGTAGCTGCCATTACCAAAGAAGACATAGTGCGCCTGAAGGAATTAGGCTGCCCCGAACCCATTGCCCTCATCCCGGCCGCCGTCGAAATGGCCGCCTTCCAGCCCGACCCTAGCCAGCCACCGCAGCCGCGCACTGTCTTCATGATAGGCTCGCTCAACTGGCTGCCCAACCTGGAGGGTCTCGACTGGCTGCTACGCGAGGTGTGGCCGGCCGTGCACGCCGAACTGCCCGAGTTGGAGCTGCACGTAGCCGGCGTGGCGCCGCCCGGCCACCTCACCAGCCGCCCCAAGGGCCAGGACAACGTATTCATCCACGGCTTTGTGGAGTCGGCTGCCGCCTTCATGCGCCAGTACGACCTCATGCTGGTGCCGCTGCTGAGCGGCGGCGGCATGCGCGTCAAAATCATTGAGGGCATGGCCCTGGGTAAGTGCATTTTGAGCACTAGCATTGGAGCCGAAGGAATTGCCGTGCGCGATGGCCACGATATTGTGTTGCGCGACTCGGCCGCCGCCTGGCAGCAGTCCCTGCGCGACTACTACCACGGCCGCCTGCCGGTGGCCGCCGTCGGGGCCGAAGCCGCTCGCACTGCCGCTGAGGTGTACGACAACCGCCGCGTGACGCAGCGCTTTGAGGCGCTGTATGCGCAGGTAGGGGCAGGGCGGCCCGCTGCGGCAGGCTAG
- a CDS encoding glycosyltransferase has translation MKILVLLSRFPYPLDKGDKLRAYYQLQYLAGRGHEICLLALSDEAVSAEALAAVGPLCRGGLHVHRLGRVARGRGLARALATAGRPLQVGYFYEKPAHRLVDKLLKDFRPDHVYCQLIRMAEYLRPYASQVPMTLDYMDVFSAGMARRAATAPAWQRPVLALEASRLAAYEAEAFGWFRHHTIISDQDRQLIPHADKETIAIVPNGIALDYFQPRPLAPKTHDLLFCGNMGYHPNVDAACWLAEEILPLVQQRHPGASLLVAGTSPAPRVQALARRPGVTVSGWLPDIRTAYAGARVFVAPMRVGTGLQNKLLEALAMQLPCVTTALANNALRGTPGQHLLVADTAPALAEALASLLADEAAATRLAAAGRTFVAETYDWAAATARLENLFRDNC, from the coding sequence ATGAAAATCCTGGTGCTCCTGTCCCGCTTTCCGTATCCGCTCGACAAGGGCGACAAGCTGCGGGCGTATTACCAGCTGCAGTACCTGGCCGGGCGGGGCCACGAAATTTGCCTGCTGGCCCTCAGCGACGAGGCCGTGAGCGCCGAGGCCCTGGCCGCCGTGGGGCCGTTGTGCCGGGGTGGCTTGCACGTGCACCGGCTGGGCCGCGTGGCACGGGGCCGGGGGCTGGCGCGGGCGCTGGCCACGGCCGGCCGGCCCTTGCAGGTGGGCTATTTCTACGAAAAGCCGGCCCATCGCCTGGTTGATAAGCTACTGAAGGATTTTCGGCCCGACCACGTGTACTGCCAGCTCATTCGCATGGCCGAGTACTTGCGGCCCTACGCCAGCCAGGTGCCCATGACGCTTGATTACATGGATGTATTTTCGGCCGGCATGGCGCGGCGGGCGGCCACCGCGCCGGCCTGGCAGCGCCCGGTGCTGGCCCTGGAGGCTAGCCGCCTGGCCGCCTACGAAGCCGAAGCCTTTGGCTGGTTTCGGCACCACACTATTATCAGCGACCAGGACCGGCAGCTCATTCCGCACGCTGATAAAGAGACGATTGCTATCGTGCCCAATGGCATTGCGCTCGATTATTTTCAACCCCGGCCGCTAGCCCCCAAAACGCACGACCTGCTCTTCTGCGGCAATATGGGCTACCACCCGAATGTGGACGCCGCCTGCTGGCTGGCCGAGGAAATTCTGCCCCTGGTGCAGCAGCGCCACCCCGGCGCCAGCCTGCTGGTGGCCGGTACGTCGCCCGCGCCCCGGGTGCAGGCGCTGGCCCGCCGCCCCGGCGTGACGGTGAGCGGCTGGCTGCCCGATATCCGCACGGCCTACGCCGGAGCACGGGTTTTTGTGGCGCCCATGCGCGTGGGCACCGGCCTGCAAAACAAGCTGCTCGAAGCCCTGGCCATGCAGCTGCCCTGCGTCACTACTGCTTTGGCTAATAATGCGTTGCGCGGCACGCCCGGCCAGCACCTGCTGGTGGCCGACACCGCGCCGGCCCTGGCCGAGGCCCTGGCTAGCCTGCTGGCCGACGAGGCCGCCGCCACCCGGCTAGCCGCCGCCGGCCGCACCTTTGTGGCCGAAACCTACGACTGGGCTGCTGCCACGGCCCGCCTGGAGAACTTGTTTCGGGATAATTGTTAA